From the genome of Lotus japonicus ecotype B-129 chromosome 6, LjGifu_v1.2, one region includes:
- the LOC130724263 gene encoding probable purine permease 4, whose product MAQAPPNPIHHQSLSSMAPPKTNENDIEIESTDHESRAFQSLPNPPLSMANNKKHLKEEDQKSFTNKRYIPLLIINYLMLFVGSLSGSLLSKYYFIHKGSSKWVSTWVQCAGFPLLIIPIFLLYPLNLTKRKPFTDFTPRLLTLSIFVGFMLGVNNLLISWGVAYLPVSTSSLLLSSQLVFNLILSAIIVKHKITFSNLNTVILLTLSSIILALNSSNEKPEGVTRKNYFVGFFCTIGAGLLFSLYLPVAEKIYKKVYCYEMVIEMQLVMEIAATALATLGMAIDGGFSQMKEEGQRLFDKGPRVYIVTVMANVVAWQLCFMGTAGMVFMTSSLTGGICATALLSMNVLGGVVVYRDAFGGLKAVSTVLCIWGFCSYVFGLYVKMVKEKARMMRNNSTGSSMELITIENHGGSTH is encoded by the coding sequence ATGGCACAAGCCCCACCAAATCCaattcatcatcaatctctcAGCAGCATGGCCCCTCCCAAGACCAACGAAAACGACATTGAAATTGAATCCACTGATCATGAAAGCAGAGCATTTCAATCACTTCCAAATCCCCCATTATCCATGGCCAACAACAAAAAGCACCTGAAAGAAGAAGATCAAAAGTCCTTCACTAACAAGAGGTACATACCCCTTTTGATCATCAATTACCTAATGCTCTTTGTTGGTTCCCTCTCTGGTAGTTTGCTATCCAAGTACTATTTCATCCACAAAGGTTCAAGCAAATGGGTCTCAACTTGGGTCCAATGTGCAGGCTTTCCCCTTCTAATCATCCCAATTTTTCTCCTTTATCCTCTCAATTTAACCAAGAGAAAACCCTTCACTGATTTCACCCCAAGGTTGTTAACTCTATCAATTTTTGTTGGTTTCATGTTAGGGGTTAACAATCTTTTAATCTCATGGGGGGTTGCATATCTCCCTGTCTCAACCTCAAGCCTTCTGTTATCATCTCAGCTTGTTTTCAACCTCATCCTCTCTGCCATCATTGTGAAACACAAAATCACATTTTCTAATCTCAACACTGTGATCCTTCTCACTTTAAGCTCCATCATCCTTGCATTGAATTCCAGCAATGAAAAACCAGAGGGGGTCACTAGAAAAAATTACTTTGTTGGATTCTTCTGCACCATTGGTGCAGGGTTGCTGTTTTCTCTGTATTTGCCAGTGGCGGAGAAGATTTACAAGAAGGTTTACTGCTATGAAATGGTGATTGAAATGCAGCTTGTGATGGAGATTGCAGCAACAGCATTGGCTACATTGGGAATGGCAATTGATGGTGGATTTTCTCAGATGAAGGAAGAGGGACAGAGATTGTTTGATAAAGGGCCCAGAGTTTACATTGTGACTGTGATGGCTAATGTGGTGGCATGGCAACTCTGTTTCATGGGAACTGCAGGGATGGTGTTTATGACATCTTCGTTAACCGGAGGGATTTGTGCAACGGCATTGTTGTCCATGAATGTGTTGGGAGGGGTTGTTGTTTACAGAGATGCTTTTGGGGGTCTTAAGGCTGTGTCAACTGTTCTGTGCATTTGGGGATTCTGTTCTTATGTTTTTGGATTGTATGTTAAGATGGTGAAGGAGAAAGCTAGAATGATGAGGAACAATAGTACTGGTTCATCCATGGAGTTGATCACTATTGAGAATCATGGTGGGAGTACTCATTGA
- the LOC130724590 gene encoding probable purine permease 4, whose protein sequence is MMKNNHGDIESFDQEGGEEAHLDPPSMHLHEKDEKSIKNKRYMLLLVINYISLFVGSVSSSLLSKYYFIHKGSSRWVSTWVQSAGFPLLIIPIYLPYLLKFNQRKPFSDFNKKMLTLSISIGVMLGFNNLLFSWGNSYLPVSTSALLLSTQLVFTLILSAIMVNQKITFLNLNCVILLTLGSVLLALDSSHNVKPNEVTKKEYFVGFICTIGAGLLFALYLPVMEKIYKEVHCYEMVMEMQLVMEITATALATLGMAFNGGFSQMKEEGHRVFDKGNSVYWVSVVANVVTWQFCFMGAAGMVFLTSALTGGICTTALISMNVFGGVVVFREGFSGVKGVSTVLCLWGFCSYVYGMYVKMVLQQRDQVRKNMNGLSSTEMIHIVNHPVTTEMY, encoded by the coding sequence ATGATGAAGAATAACCATGGTGACATTGAATCCTTTGATCAAGAAGGTGGAGAGGAAGCACATCTTGATCCACCATCAATGCACCTCCATGAAAAAGATGAAAAGTCCATCAAGAACAAGAGGTACATGCTCCTTTTAGTGATCAATTACATTTCTCTCTTTGTGGGCTCTGTTTCTTCAAGTTTGCTCTCCAAATACTACTTCATCCACAAAGGTTCTAGCAGATGGGTCTCAACTTGGGTCCAATCTGCAGGCTTTCCTCTCTTAATCATCCCAATTTATCTCCCTTATCTCCTGAAATTCAACCAGAGAAAACCCTTCTCTGATTTCAACAAAAAGATGCTAACATTATCAATCTCAATTGGTGTCATGTTAGGATTCAACAACCTTCTATTCTCTTGGGGAAACTCATATCTCCCTGTTTCAACCTCTGCCCTTTTGCTATCCACCCAACTAGTTTTCACTCTTATTCTCTCTGCCATCATGGTGAATCAAAAAATCACATTCTTAAACCTTAACTGTGTGATTCTTCTCACCTTAGGCTCTGTCCTTCTAGCATTAGATTCCAGTCATAATGTGAAACCAAATGAGGTAACAAAAAAGGAGTATTTTGTTGGGTTCATTTGCACAATTGGTGCAGGGTTGTTGTTTGCTCTGTATTTACCAGTGATGGAGAAGATTTACAAGGAGGTGCATTGTTATGAGATGGTGATGGAAATGCAGCTTGTGATGGAGATTACAGCAACAGCATTGGCCACATTGGGAATGGCATTTAATGGTGGATTTTCTCAGATGAAAGAAGAGGGACATAGAGTGTTTGATAAGGGGAACTCTGTTTACTGGGTGAGTGTGGTGGCTAATGTGGTTACATGGCAGTTTTGCTTCATGGGGGCTGCAGGGATGGTGTTCCTGACATCTGCGTTGACCGGAGGGATATGCACGACGGCGTTGATATCGATGAATGTGTTCGGAGGGGTGGTGGTGTTCAGAGAAGGGTTTAGTGGTGTGAAGGGTGTGTCCACTGTTCTGTGCTTGTGGGGGTTCTGCTCTTATGTTTATGGCATGTATGTTAAGATGGTGCTGCAACAGAGAGATCAAGTGAGGAAGAACATGAATGGGTTGTCATCCACTGAAATGATCCATATCGTTAATCATCCAGTTACTACTGAAATGTATTAG
- the LOC130725605 gene encoding L10-interacting MYB domain-containing protein-like, translating to MSNSESSRKNAKWEPNSTKVILDICMEEVRKRGKPGIKFKSEKWEDIREEFERQTNKSYTQKQLKSKMYNLRTDLVTWKQLVGKETYLTMNNQTGTIEADAAWWDAKIRENAKYGKFRHRGLKFLNDLEFIFGEIVETSQDASTPTRSVTIETSGINTTPNVSNTESDNDDFNAEDGSSPSKSTQPKRKRNAPQDINNRVTKARGEVQVIENHNEADKDEIAVTSYFHGQYSISNCTQVLNILKEGGRLDGQQFCYALELLRDSFNRAILISLKDSEDSLVEWILYKYKS from the exons ATGAGTAATTCTGAATCTAGTCGGAAAAATGCTAAGTGGGAACCAAATAGTACCAAAGTAATACTTGACATTTGTATGGAAGAGGTTCGTAAACGTGGAAAACCGGGCATAAAATTTAAGAGTGAGAAATGGGAAGATATACGTGAAGAATTTGAAAGACAGACAAATAAAAGCTATACTCAAAAGCAGTTGAAGAGCAAGATGTACAATTTAAGGACTGATTTGGTTACTTGGAAACAACTTGTGGGTAAAGAAACATACttaacaatgaacaatcagacaGGAACTATTGAAGCTGATGCTGCATGGTGGGATGCTAAGATAAGG GAGAATGCAAAATATGGGAAATTTCGACATCGAGGACTGAAATTCCTTAATGATTTGGAATTCATTTTTGGAGAGATAGTGGAAACAAGTCAAGATGCATCGACACCAACTAGGAGTGTAACTATTGAAACTAGTGGGATAAACACAACTCCAAATGTGTCCAATACTGAATCTGATAATGACGATTTCAATGCTGAAGATGGTTCTAGCCCGTCAAAAAGCACTCAACccaaaaggaaaagaaatgcGCCACAAGATATCAACAACAGAGTGACAAAGGCTAGGGGTGAAGTCCAAGTAATAGAGAATCACAATGAAGCTGACAAAGATGAAATTGCAGTCACATCTTATTTCCATGGTCAGTACTCCATCTCGAATTGCACTCAAGTATTGAATATTCTAAAGGAAGGAGGGCGTTTGGATGGACAACAATTTTGCTATGCTCTAGAATTACTTAGAGATAGCTTTAATAGAGCCATACTTATATCCTTAAAAGATTCGGAGGATTCTTTGGTGGAATGGATTTTATACAAGTATAAGTCATAG
- the LOC130725848 gene encoding DNA replication licensing factor MCM6, whose translation MEAYGGYMVDEKAVRVENAFLEFLKSFRTNRNELCYESEIEVMKANESNTMFIDFDHVSKFSNHLGEAIFDEYLRFEPFLKNACLRFVMELKPTFISDDNPNKDINIAFYNLPHVKRLRELATSEIGKLVSVTGVVTRTSEVRPELLQGTFKCLECGGVIKNVEQQFKYSEPTICVNATCNNRTKWALLRQESKFADWQRVRMQETSKEIPAGSLPRSLDVILRHEIVEQARAGDTVIFTGTVVVIPDIMALASPGERSECRREASQRKGSAVGNDGVRGLRALGVRDLSYRLAFIANSVQICDGRSETDIRNRKKDTDEDDQQFSEQERAEVQRMRNTPDFFNKLVGSISPAVYGHADIKRAILFMLMGGVHKVTHEGINLRGDINVCIVGDPSCAKSQFLKYTSGIVPRSVYTSGKSSSAAGLTATVAKEPETGEFCIEAGALMLADNGICCIDEFDKMDIRDQVAIHEAMEQQTISITKAGIQATLNARTSILAAANPAGGRYDKSKPLKYNVALPPAILSRFDLVYVMIDDPDDETDHCIADHIVRVHQKRESALTPEFTTAQLKRYIAYAKTLKPKLTSEARKVLVDSYVALRRSDSNPGTRVAYRMTVRQLEALIRLSEAIARCHLEDQVQARHVRLAVTLLKTSVINVQSSEIDLSEFQEADRDEGAGNGDGNDSNGNARDADDQAGNTTAQQAAGTDENPADGVQSQAKKLIISDEYFQRVTRALIMRLRQHEETVTQDGTGLAGMRQRDLIQWYANQQNEKNNYSSMEEAAAEVSKIKAIIESLIRREGHLIVVDDGRQAGAEAGGAVSRNDRILAVAPNYVID comes from the exons ATGGAAGCTTATGGCGGTTACATGGTGGACGAGAAAGCCGTTAGGGTTGAAAACGCTTTCTTAGAATTTCTCAAAag tttcAGGACGAATCGGAACGAGCTCTGCTACGAATCGGAGATTGAAGTGATGAAAGCCAATGAATCCAACACTATGTTCATCGATTTCGACCATGTCAGTAAATTCAGTAATCACCTTGGTGAAGCTATCTTCGATGAATATTTGAG GTTTGAGCCTTTTTTGAAGAATGCTTGTTTGAGATTCGTCATGGAGCTGAAGCCGACGTTCATTTCTGATGATAACCCTAACAAGGACATCAATATTGCTTTCTACAACCTTCCACATGTCAAGCG GTTAAGGGAATTGGCTACATCAGAAATCGGGAAGCTTGTATCGGTGACCGGAGTGGTAACAAGGACAAGCGAGGTTCGACCGGAGCTTCTCCAAGGGACTTTCAAGTGCCTGGAATGTGGTGGTGTTATCAAGAATGTTGAGCAGCAATTCAAATACTCTGAG CCAACTATATGTGTTAATGCGACTTGTAACAACAGAACTAAGTGGGCGCTGCTGCGCCAGGAGAGCAAATTTGCTGACTGGCAAAGGGTCAGAATGCAGGAGACATCCAAAGAGATACCTGCAGGCTCTTTGCCGAGGTCACTGGATGTTATTCTTCGTCATGAGATTGTGGAACAAGCTAGGGCTGGTGACAC GGTGATTTTCACTGGTACTGTAGTTGTTATACCTGATATAATGGCATTGGCATCCCCTGGAGAAAGATCAGAGTGCCGGAGGGAAGCTTCTCAACGCAAGGGGTCTGCTGTTGGAAATGATGGTGTGAGGGGCCTCAGGGCTTTGGGAGTCAGAGACCTCTCCTATCGTCTAGCTTTTATTGCGAACTCTGTTCAG ATTTGTGATGGAAGAAGTGAAACAGACATCAGAAATAGAAAGAAGGATACAGATGAAGATGATCAGCAGTTTTCT GAACAGGAACGGGCTGAAGTTCAACGAATGAGGAACACTCCAGATTTCTTCAACAAACTTGTTGGGAGCATTTCTCCAGCTGTTTATGGTCATGCAGATATTAAGCGAGCAATCCTTTTTATGCTTATGGGCGGTGTCCACAAAGTAACTCATGAAGGAATCAACCTCAGAGGCGATATAAACGTTTGTATTGTTGGAGATCCCAGCTGTGCAAAGTCTCAATTTCTCAA GTATACTTCAGGCATTGTTCCAAGATCTGTGTATACATCTGGGAAATCATCATCTGCTGCTGGTTTGACTGCAACTGTTGCAAAGGAACCCGAAACTGGAGAGTTTTGTATTGAG GCTGGTGCTTTGATGCTTGCGGACAATGGCATTTGCTGCATCGATGAATTTGACAAGATGGATATCAGAGATCAG GTCGCAATTCATGAGGCCATGGAACAGCAGACTATTAGTATCACAAAAGCAGGAATACAAGCTACTCTTAATGCCCGTACTTCCATTCTTGCTGCTGCCAACCCCGCTGGTGGACGCTATGATAAGTCTAAACCACTAAAG TATAATGTGGCTCTTCCACCGGCTATACTTTCAAGGTTTGATCTTGTATATGTCATGATTGATGACCCAGACGATGAAACAGACCACTGCATAGCTGATCACATTGTGAGAGTTCATCAAAAGCGTGAAAGTGCTCTTACTCCAGAATTCACTACTGCACAACTGAAGCGCTATATAGCATATGCAAAAACTCTTAAACCCAAG CTCACATCGGAGGCCAGAAAAGTACTGGTCGATTCTTATGTTGCTCTCCGTCGAAGTGATTCAAATCCTGGGACCAGGGTTGCATATCGTATGACAGTTAGGCAGTTGGAGGCATTAATCAGGCTGTCTGAGGCCATTGCACGGTGTCATTTGGAAGATCAG GTACAAGCTCGACATGTTCGTTTAGCAGTTACACTTCTGAAAACATCCGTCATAAA TGTGCAGTCCAGCGAGATCGATCTATCTGAGTTTCAAGAAGCAGATAGGGATGAAGGGGCAGGTAATGGTGATGGAAATGATTCAAATGGCAATGCTAGAGATGCTGATGATCAAGCGGGAAACACTACTGCTCAGCAAGCTGCTGGAACTGATG AAAACCCAGCAGATGGAGTTCAATCCCAGGCGAAGAAACTTATTATAAGTGATGAATATTTTCAGAGAGTTACCAGGGCCCTTATCATGCGTCTTAGACAGCACGAAGAGACTGTTACACAAGATG GAACCGGTTTGGCTGGGATGAGGCAACGAGATTTGATTCAATGGTATGCAAACCagcaaaatgagaaaaacaacTACAGTTCCATGGAGGAGGCAGCAGCAGAAgtttccaaaattaaagctaTTATAGAG AGTTTAATTCGAAGGGAGGGTCATTTGATAGTAGTAGATGATGGTAGGCAAGCAGGGGCGGAAGCTGGTGGTGCAGTCTCTAGAAACGATCGAATTTTAGCCGTGGCTCCCAATTATGTTATTGATTGA
- the LOC130722934 gene encoding plasma membrane-associated cation-binding protein 1-like — protein MGYWKSKVLPKIKKVFEKNGAKKTAAAEATKSFDESKEEYNKVFEEKKVELQTKVIEIYEASPAEIKSLVKEQKEAGLKKNPTEVHKFLEELAKIEFPGSKVVSEASSKFGPALVPGPVLFVFEKVSTFIVTEEKVEAPPAETKTEEEASTTKDREIVVEEEKKEEEKPQVAEETTEKVESEPPKEEEKPAEPVVAEAPPAAKEEEKPVEPVAEVEKTEPPKP, from the exons ATGGGGTACTGGAAATCTAAGGTTCTTCCCAAAATCAAGAAGGTTTTTGAGAAAAACGGTGCAAAGAAAACTGCTGCTGCTGAGGCCACCAAGTCCTTTGATGAGTCAAAG GAGGAGTACAATAAAGTGTTTgaagagaagaaggttgaacTTCAAACAAAAGTAATTGAAATATATGAGGCTTCACCAGCTGAAATCAAG AGTTTGGTTAAGGAACAAAAGGAAGCAGGGCTAAAGAAGAACCCCACAGAAGTTCACAAGTTCCTAGAAGAGCTTGCTAAAATTG AATTCCCTGGATCAAAGGTAGTATCTGAAGCATCATCCAAGTTTGGACCAGCCTTGGTTCCAGGTCCAGTTCTCTTTGTTTTTGAGAAGGTGTCCACTTTCATAGTTACAGAAGAGAAAGTTGAGGCCCCTCCTGCAGAAACTAaaacagaagaagaagcaagCACTACCAAAGACAGAGAGATAGTGGTTgaagaggagaaaaaggaagaggAGAAACCACAAGTAGCAGAAGAGACAACTGAGAAAGTTGAATCAGAGCCACCTAAAGAGGAAGAGAAACCTGCTGAACCAGTTGTAGCTGAGGCTCCTCCAGCTGCTAAAGAGGAAGAGAAACCTGTTGAACCAGTTGCTGAAGTTGAGAAAACAGAACCACCAAAGCCTTGA
- the LOC130722933 gene encoding transcription factor GTE1-like isoform X1 — MYTGHTEHSNMCINGWKAQQICKRNCRSPSIVHGILFCFFKKPLLQSRIHWKATSLEENKNSLQQLLSMDPNFGASCSNVTEENLNRYRHFVNEILTKVQRLEKQVNEVEQFYNPTDGVQVNHYKGRGMHLSGTKKSILQGGSSREVLGMQELMHRFETILDEITQDRWAEPFLEPVDVKGLDLYDYYEIIEKPMDFSTIRRKMDAKDGSGYKNVREIYSDVRLIFKNAMKYNDRKHDIHVMAKNLLEKFEKKWLQLLPKVVEAESERLAEERLNAHIAQEANCANMAREISFELGEVDTDLKNLKAMVIENCRKLSAQEKVTLGTALTKLSHENLMRAMQIISENNPNFQPDVEEVNLDIDAQSDYTLWRLNIFAKSALEVQGRTHADTVANHNSNVEEEERSNKRRRV; from the exons ATGTACACTGGACATACAGAACACAGTAATATGTGCATAAATGGATGGAAAGCTCAACAAATTTGCAAAAG AAATTGTCGAAGTCCTTCCATCGTCCACGGGATTTTATTTTGCTTCTTCAAGAAACCGTTACTACAAAGTCGCATACATTGGAAAGCGACATCACTAGAAGAGAACAAAAATTCACTTCAACAATTATTATCAATGGATCCAAATTTTGGTGCATCTTGTTCCAATGTCACGGAGGAAAATTTGAACCGTTACAGGCATTTTGTCAATGAAATTCTCACCAAAGTTCAAAGG CTTGAGAAGCAAGTTAATGAGGTTGAACAGTTCTACAATCCCACTGATGGTGTTCAAGTTAATCATTACAAAGGGAGGGGGATGCATCTTTCTGGCACCAAGAAGTCAATTTTACAAGGTGGATCAAGTAGGGAAGTTCTGGGAATGCAAGAGCTCATGCACCGGTTTGAAACAATATTGGATGAG ATAACTCAGGATAGATGGGCTGAACCCTTCTTGGAACCTGTAGATGTTAAGGGTCTTGACTTGTATGACTATTATGAG ATTATTGAGAAGCCTATGGATTTCAGCAcaataagaagaaaaatggaTGCCAAGGATGGCTCTGGTTATAAGAACGTGCGGGAGATATATTCTGATGTCCGGTTGATTTTTAAGAATGCAATGAAATATAATGACAGAAAACATGATATCCATGTTATGGCGAAGAACTTGCTGGAGAAATTTGAGAAGAAATGGCTGCAACTTTTGCCTAAAGTTGTTGAGGcg GAGAGTGAAAGATTAGCGGAAGAACGGTTGAATGCACACATTGCCCAAGAAGCCAATTGTGCCAATATGGCTAGGGAAATAAGCTTTGAG CTAGGTGAGGTTGACACAGATTTAAAGAATCTCAAAGCAATGGTGATTGAAAATTGCAG GAAACTGTCAGCTCAAGAGAAAGTAACGCTTGGGACAGCTCTCACCAAATTGTCTCATGAAAACCTCATGAGGGCAATGCAGATAATTTCTGAGAACAACCCAAACTTCCAGCCAGATGTTGAAGAGGTGAACCTTGACATTGATGCTCAG AGTGATTACACACTGTGGAGATTAAATATTTTTGCTAAAAGTGCACTAGAGGTTCAAGGAAGAACACATGCAGACACAGTTGCTAACCATAACAGTAAtgttgaggaggaggagagaagCAACAAAAGGAGGAGAGTTTAA
- the LOC130722933 gene encoding transcription factor GTE1-like isoform X2, producing MDPNFGASCSNVTEENLNRYRHFVNEILTKVQRLEKQVNEVEQFYNPTDGVQVNHYKGRGMHLSGTKKSILQGGSSREVLGMQELMHRFETILDEITQDRWAEPFLEPVDVKGLDLYDYYEIIEKPMDFSTIRRKMDAKDGSGYKNVREIYSDVRLIFKNAMKYNDRKHDIHVMAKNLLEKFEKKWLQLLPKVVEAESERLAEERLNAHIAQEANCANMAREISFELGEVDTDLKNLKAMVIENCRKLSAQEKVTLGTALTKLSHENLMRAMQIISENNPNFQPDVEEVNLDIDAQSDYTLWRLNIFAKSALEVQGRTHADTVANHNSNVEEEERSNKRRRV from the exons ATGGATCCAAATTTTGGTGCATCTTGTTCCAATGTCACGGAGGAAAATTTGAACCGTTACAGGCATTTTGTCAATGAAATTCTCACCAAAGTTCAAAGG CTTGAGAAGCAAGTTAATGAGGTTGAACAGTTCTACAATCCCACTGATGGTGTTCAAGTTAATCATTACAAAGGGAGGGGGATGCATCTTTCTGGCACCAAGAAGTCAATTTTACAAGGTGGATCAAGTAGGGAAGTTCTGGGAATGCAAGAGCTCATGCACCGGTTTGAAACAATATTGGATGAG ATAACTCAGGATAGATGGGCTGAACCCTTCTTGGAACCTGTAGATGTTAAGGGTCTTGACTTGTATGACTATTATGAG ATTATTGAGAAGCCTATGGATTTCAGCAcaataagaagaaaaatggaTGCCAAGGATGGCTCTGGTTATAAGAACGTGCGGGAGATATATTCTGATGTCCGGTTGATTTTTAAGAATGCAATGAAATATAATGACAGAAAACATGATATCCATGTTATGGCGAAGAACTTGCTGGAGAAATTTGAGAAGAAATGGCTGCAACTTTTGCCTAAAGTTGTTGAGGcg GAGAGTGAAAGATTAGCGGAAGAACGGTTGAATGCACACATTGCCCAAGAAGCCAATTGTGCCAATATGGCTAGGGAAATAAGCTTTGAG CTAGGTGAGGTTGACACAGATTTAAAGAATCTCAAAGCAATGGTGATTGAAAATTGCAG GAAACTGTCAGCTCAAGAGAAAGTAACGCTTGGGACAGCTCTCACCAAATTGTCTCATGAAAACCTCATGAGGGCAATGCAGATAATTTCTGAGAACAACCCAAACTTCCAGCCAGATGTTGAAGAGGTGAACCTTGACATTGATGCTCAG AGTGATTACACACTGTGGAGATTAAATATTTTTGCTAAAAGTGCACTAGAGGTTCAAGGAAGAACACATGCAGACACAGTTGCTAACCATAACAGTAAtgttgaggaggaggagagaagCAACAAAAGGAGGAGAGTTTAA